In a genomic window of Pseudomonas putida:
- a CDS encoding SufE family protein has translation MNLPAEAMAALQAFQDLPGWEQRARLLMQWGERLPALSEVEMCEANRVHGCESQMWLVGELKDGHWLFRAGSDARLIRGLVALLLARVNGLSAAELKQVDLADWFNQLGLGRQLSQSRSNGLNAVLQRMNELAG, from the coding sequence ATGAACCTGCCCGCCGAAGCCATGGCCGCGCTGCAAGCCTTTCAGGATCTGCCGGGCTGGGAACAACGGGCGCGCCTGTTGATGCAGTGGGGCGAGCGCCTGCCCGCACTGAGCGAAGTGGAAATGTGCGAGGCCAATCGGGTGCACGGCTGTGAGAGCCAGATGTGGCTGGTGGGTGAACTGAAGGATGGCCACTGGCTGTTCAGGGCCGGCAGCGATGCGCGGTTGATTCGTGGGCTGGTGGCGTTGCTGCTGGCGCGGGTCAACGGACTGTCCGCAGCTGAGCTCAAGCAGGTGGATCTGGCGGATTGGTTCAATCAGTTGGGGCTGGGGCGGCAGTTATCGCAGTCGCGCAGTAATGGTTTGAATGCAGTGCTTCAGCGGATGAATGAGTTGGCCGGTTAA
- a CDS encoding glycosyltransferase has product MSSRKFGLNLVVVLAIAALFTGFWALINRPVTAPNWPEQISGFSYSPFQQGQFPQKQQYPTDDQMRRDLEIMSKLTDNIRIYSVDGTLEDIPKLAEEFGLRVTLGIWISPDQERNEREITRAIELANSSRSVVRVVVGNEAIFRKEITAQELSVLLDRVRAAVKVPVTTSEQWHVWEEHPELAKHVDLIAAHVLPYWEFIPMDKAGQFVLDRARDLKKMFPKKPLLLSEIGWPSNGRMRGGADASPADQAIYLRTLVNKLNRQGFNYFVIEAFDQPWKASDEGSVGAYWGVFNAARQQKFNFEGPVVAIPQWRVLAIGSVVLALLSLTLLMIDGSALRQRGRTFLTFIAFLCGSVLVWIGYDYSQQYSTWFSLTVGFLLALGALGVFIVLLTEAHELAEAVWIHKRRREFLPVVGDSSYRPKVSIHVPCYNEPPEMVKQTLNALANLDYPDFEVLIIDNNTKDPAVWEPVRDYCETLGPRFKFFHVAPLAGFKGGALNYLIPHTAKDAEVIAVIDSDYCVHPNWLKHMVPHFADPKIAVVQSPQDYRDQNESTFKKLCYAEYKGFFHIGMVTRNDRDAIIQHGTMTMTRRSVLEELGWADWCICEDAELGLRVFEKGLSAAYYHDSYGKGLMPDTFIDFKKQRFRWAYGAIQIIKRHTRALLRGKDTELTRGQRYHFLAGWLPWVADGMNIFFTVGALLWSAAMIIVPQRVDPPLLIFAIPPLALFVFKVGKIIFLYRRAVGVNLKDAFCAALAGLALSHTIAKAVLYGFFTSSIPFFRTPKNADNHGFWVAISEAREELFIMLLLWGAALGIFLVNGMPSNDMRFWVTMLLVQSLPYLAALIMAFLSSLPKPTAEAETAPAV; this is encoded by the coding sequence ATGTCATCCCGTAAATTTGGACTCAACCTGGTCGTGGTGCTCGCCATCGCCGCCTTGTTTACCGGCTTCTGGGCGTTGATCAACCGCCCGGTCACCGCCCCCAACTGGCCTGAACAGATCTCCGGCTTCTCCTACTCGCCGTTCCAGCAGGGCCAATTCCCACAGAAACAGCAGTACCCGACTGACGATCAGATGCGCCGTGACCTGGAAATCATGAGCAAGCTGACGGACAACATCCGTATTTACTCGGTTGATGGCACGCTGGAAGACATTCCAAAGCTTGCAGAAGAGTTCGGCCTGCGGGTGACCCTGGGGATCTGGATCAGCCCGGACCAGGAACGCAACGAGCGGGAAATCACCCGCGCCATCGAACTGGCCAACTCCTCCCGTAGCGTTGTGCGTGTCGTGGTGGGTAACGAAGCGATCTTCCGCAAGGAAATCACCGCCCAAGAACTCAGCGTCCTACTCGACCGCGTCCGTGCCGCCGTGAAGGTGCCGGTGACCACGTCCGAGCAATGGCACGTATGGGAAGAACACCCGGAACTGGCCAAGCACGTCGACCTGATCGCCGCCCACGTCCTGCCCTACTGGGAATTCATCCCGATGGACAAGGCCGGGCAGTTCGTCCTCGATCGCGCCCGCGACCTGAAAAAGATGTTCCCGAAAAAGCCGCTGCTGCTGTCCGAAATCGGCTGGCCGAGCAACGGCCGCATGCGCGGTGGCGCCGATGCGTCGCCGGCAGACCAGGCAATTTACCTGCGCACGCTGGTCAACAAGCTCAACCGCCAGGGCTTCAACTACTTCGTGATCGAAGCGTTCGACCAGCCGTGGAAGGCCAGTGACGAAGGTTCGGTGGGCGCTTACTGGGGCGTGTTCAACGCCGCGCGTCAGCAGAAGTTCAACTTCGAAGGCCCGGTGGTCGCGATTCCACAGTGGCGCGTGTTGGCCATCGGCTCGGTGGTGCTGGCGCTGTTGTCGCTGACCCTGTTGATGATCGACGGCTCGGCCCTGCGCCAGCGTGGCCGCACCTTCCTGACCTTTATCGCCTTCCTCTGCGGTTCGGTGCTGGTGTGGATCGGTTACGACTACAGCCAGCAATACAGCACCTGGTTCAGCCTGACCGTGGGCTTCCTCCTCGCCCTCGGCGCCCTCGGGGTGTTTATCGTGCTGCTGACCGAGGCACACGAACTGGCCGAGGCGGTGTGGATCCACAAGCGGCGCCGGGAGTTCCTGCCGGTGGTGGGTGATTCCAGCTACCGCCCGAAAGTCTCGATCCATGTGCCGTGCTACAACGAGCCGCCGGAGATGGTCAAACAGACCCTCAACGCCCTGGCCAACCTCGACTATCCGGACTTCGAAGTCCTGATCATCGACAACAACACCAAGGACCCGGCGGTCTGGGAACCGGTGCGCGATTACTGCGAAACCCTCGGCCCGCGCTTCAAGTTCTTCCACGTCGCGCCCCTGGCCGGCTTCAAGGGCGGCGCGCTGAACTACCTGATTCCGCACACCGCCAAGGATGCCGAAGTGATTGCGGTGATCGACTCCGATTACTGCGTGCACCCCAACTGGCTCAAGCACATGGTGCCGCACTTCGCCGATCCGAAAATCGCCGTGGTGCAGTCGCCGCAGGACTACCGCGACCAGAACGAAAGCACCTTCAAGAAGCTCTGCTACGCCGAATACAAGGGCTTCTTCCACATCGGCATGGTCACCCGCAACGACCGCGACGCGATCATCCAGCACGGCACCATGACCATGACCCGGCGCTCGGTGCTCGAAGAGCTGGGCTGGGCCGACTGGTGCATCTGCGAAGACGCCGAGCTGGGCCTGCGGGTGTTCGAGAAAGGTCTGTCGGCAGCCTATTACCACGACAGCTACGGCAAGGGCCTGATGCCCGATACCTTCATCGACTTCAAGAAGCAGCGGTTCCGCTGGGCCTATGGCGCGATCCAGATCATCAAGCGCCACACCCGCGCCCTGCTGCGCGGCAAGGACACCGAACTGACCCGTGGCCAGCGCTATCACTTCCTCGCGGGCTGGCTGCCGTGGGTGGCGGACGGCATGAACATCTTCTTCACCGTCGGTGCTTTGTTGTGGTCGGCGGCGATGATCATCGTGCCGCAGCGGGTCGATCCGCCGCTGCTGATTTTCGCGATCCCGCCGCTGGCGCTGTTCGTGTTCAAGGTCGGCAAGATCATCTTCCTCTACCGTCGCGCCGTGGGCGTGAACCTCAAGGATGCGTTCTGCGCGGCCCTGGCGGGACTGGCCTTGTCGCACACCATCGCCAAGGCGGTGCTGTACGGCTTCTTCACCAGCAGCATTCCATTTTTCCGCACGCCGAAGAACGCCGATAACCACGGCTTCTGGGTAGCGATCTCGGAAGCCCGGGAAGAGCTGTTCATCATGCTGTTGCTGTGGGGCGCGGCGCTGGGGATCTTCCTGGTCAACGGCATGCCGAGCAACGACATGCGCTTCTGGGTCACCATGTTGCTGGTGCAGTCGCTGCCGTACCTGGCGGCGCTGATCATGGCCTTCCTGTCGTCGCTGCCAAAACCGACTGCCGAAGCCGAAACGGCGCCAGCGGTCTAA
- the dapD gene encoding 2,3,4,5-tetrahydropyridine-2,6-dicarboxylate N-succinyltransferase — protein MSTTLFSLAFGVGTQNRQGAWLEVFYAQPLLNPSAELVAAIAPILGYSEGNQAIAFTTAQASQLAEAVKGVDAAQAALLTRLAESHKPLVATLLAEDAQLSSTPEAYLKLHLLSHRLVKPHGLNLAGIFPLLPNVAWTSQGAIDLSELAEHQLEARLRGELLEVFSVDKFPKMTDYVVPAGVRIADAARLRLGAYVGEGTTVMHEGFINFNAGTEGPGMIEGRVSAGVFVGKGSDLGGGCSTMGTLSGGGNIVIKVGEGCLIGANAGIGIPLGDRNTVESGLYVTAGTKVALLDEKNQLVKVVKARELAGQTDLLFRRNSETGAVECKTHKSAIELNEALHAHN, from the coding sequence ATGTCCACTACCCTGTTCAGCCTGGCCTTCGGTGTCGGCACTCAAAACCGTCAAGGCGCCTGGCTGGAAGTGTTCTACGCACAGCCACTGCTCAACCCGTCGGCCGAACTGGTCGCCGCCATCGCGCCGATCCTGGGCTACAGCGAAGGCAACCAGGCCATCGCCTTCACCACTGCCCAAGCCTCGCAACTGGCTGAAGCCGTCAAGGGTGTCGACGCTGCCCAGGCTGCACTGCTGACCCGCCTGGCCGAGAGCCACAAGCCGCTGGTCGCCACCCTGCTGGCCGAAGACGCCCAGTTGTCGTCGACCCCTGAGGCCTACCTCAAGCTGCACCTGCTGTCCCACCGCCTGGTCAAGCCACACGGCCTGAACCTGGCCGGCATCTTCCCGCTGCTGCCGAACGTGGCCTGGACCAGCCAGGGCGCCATCGACCTGTCGGAACTTGCCGAGCATCAACTCGAAGCCCGTCTGCGCGGCGAGCTGCTGGAAGTGTTCTCGGTGGACAAGTTCCCGAAAATGACCGACTACGTGGTACCGGCCGGCGTGCGTATCGCTGACGCCGCGCGCCTGCGCCTAGGCGCCTACGTGGGCGAAGGCACCACCGTGATGCACGAAGGCTTCATCAACTTCAACGCCGGCACCGAAGGCCCGGGCATGATCGAAGGCCGCGTATCCGCGGGCGTATTCGTCGGCAAGGGTTCGGACCTGGGCGGCGGTTGCTCGACCATGGGCACCCTGTCCGGTGGCGGCAACATCGTCATCAAGGTTGGCGAAGGCTGCCTGATCGGCGCCAACGCCGGTATCGGCATCCCGTTGGGCGACCGCAACACCGTTGAGTCGGGCCTGTACGTCACCGCCGGCACCAAAGTGGCGCTGCTGGACGAGAAAAACCAACTGGTCAAAGTGGTGAAAGCCCGTGAACTGGCTGGCCAGACCGACCTGCTGTTCCGTCGCAATTCGGAGACCGGTGCCGTGGAGTGCAAAACCCACAAATCGGCCATCGAACTGAACGAAGCGCTGCACGCTCACAACTAA
- a CDS encoding ArsC family reductase: protein MTVSSKTLHLFGIKACDTMKKARTWLDEHAVSYDFHDYKAVGIDREHLTQWCDEHGWEVVLNRAGTTFRKLDDERKADLDQSKAIGLMLAQPSMIKRPVLDLGERTLIGFKPDIYAAALK, encoded by the coding sequence TTGACCGTTTCAAGCAAAACGTTGCACCTTTTCGGCATCAAAGCCTGCGACACCATGAAAAAGGCGCGCACCTGGCTCGATGAACACGCTGTCAGCTACGACTTTCATGATTACAAAGCGGTCGGTATCGACCGTGAACACCTGACCCAATGGTGCGACGAGCACGGCTGGGAAGTGGTGTTGAACCGTGCAGGCACGACCTTTCGCAAGCTCGATGACGAACGCAAAGCCGATCTCGACCAGTCGAAAGCCATCGGACTGATGCTCGCACAACCCTCGATGATCAAGCGCCCGGTGCTCGATCTCGGTGAACGAACCCTGATTGGCTTCAAGCCAGATATCTACGCGGCAGCTCTGAAGTAA
- the tcdA gene encoding tRNA cyclic N6-threonylcarbamoyladenosine(37) synthase TcdA: protein MSTEDPRFAGIARLYGIEGLERLRAAHVAIVGVGGVGSWAAEAMARCGVGEISLFDLDDVCVSNANRQLHALDSTVGKPKVEVMAERLRGINPDCTVHAVADFVTRDTMAEYITPNIDCVIDCIDSVNAKAALIAWCKRRKIQIITTGGAGGQIDPTLIQVCDLNRTFNDPLASKVRSTLRRDYGFSRTVTRHYSVPCVFSTEQLRYPKPDGSICLQKSFVGDGVKLDCAGGFGAVMMVTATFGMVAATKAVDKIVAGVRRPADRVKPQA, encoded by the coding sequence ATGAGTACAGAAGATCCGCGGTTTGCAGGCATCGCCCGCTTGTATGGCATCGAGGGGCTCGAGCGCCTGCGGGCGGCCCACGTGGCGATCGTCGGCGTGGGTGGCGTCGGTTCCTGGGCGGCGGAAGCCATGGCCCGGTGCGGTGTCGGCGAGATTTCGCTGTTTGATCTGGACGACGTCTGCGTCAGCAACGCCAACCGTCAACTGCACGCGCTGGACAGCACCGTTGGCAAGCCCAAGGTCGAGGTGATGGCCGAGCGCCTGCGCGGGATCAACCCGGATTGCACCGTGCATGCAGTGGCGGATTTCGTCACCCGAGACACCATGGCCGAGTACATCACGCCGAATATCGACTGCGTGATCGACTGCATCGACAGTGTCAACGCCAAAGCGGCGCTGATCGCCTGGTGCAAGCGCCGCAAGATCCAGATCATCACCACGGGTGGTGCGGGCGGGCAAATCGACCCGACGCTGATCCAGGTCTGCGACCTGAACCGGACGTTCAACGACCCGCTGGCCTCGAAAGTGCGCTCCACCCTGCGCCGCGACTACGGCTTCTCACGCACCGTGACCCGCCATTACAGCGTGCCGTGCGTGTTTTCCACCGAGCAGCTGCGCTACCCGAAACCGGACGGCAGCATTTGCCTGCAGAAGAGTTTTGTCGGTGATGGCGTGAAGCTGGACTGCGCCGGAGGTTTTGGCGCGGTGATGATGGTGACGGCGACGTTCGGCATGGTCGCGGCGACCAAGGCGGTGGACAAGATTGTGGCGGGAGTGCGGCGGCCGGCGGATCGGGTGAAGCCTCAAGCTTGA
- a CDS encoding aminotransferase class V-fold PLP-dependent enzyme translates to MMILSPWRADFPAIAALQRQAQTYLDNAATTQKPQALLDALAHYYANGAANVHRAQHLPGAHATQAFEDSRRKAAQWLNAGDSGQIIFTHGATSALNLLAYGLEPLFQPGDEIVISALEHHANLLPWQQLAHRRDLKLVILPLDSDGVIDLEAAAQLIGPRTRLLAVSQLSNVIGAWQPLPALLALAKAHNALTVIDGAQGVVHGRHDVQALGCDFYVFSSHKLYGPDGLGVLFGRHEALQQLRHWQFGGEMVLDANYHDARFRPAPLGFEAGTPPVSSIIGLGATLDYLNGLDQYAVSAHEAALHDCLLKGLASRSGIRLLGKPQVALASFTVEGVHNSDLAHLLTEQGIAVRAGHHCAMPLLKSFELAGAIRVSLALYNDSEDLERFLEALDQSLELLR, encoded by the coding sequence ATGATGATTCTCTCCCCCTGGCGCGCCGATTTCCCGGCCATCGCCGCGCTGCAACGGCAAGCCCAGACCTATCTGGACAACGCCGCCACCACACAAAAGCCCCAAGCCCTGCTCGACGCCCTGGCGCACTACTACGCCAACGGCGCGGCCAACGTGCATCGCGCGCAACACTTGCCCGGCGCCCACGCCACCCAGGCGTTCGAGGACAGCCGCCGCAAAGCCGCGCAATGGCTCAATGCCGGTGACAGCGGGCAGATCATCTTTACCCACGGCGCTACATCGGCGCTGAATCTCCTGGCCTATGGCCTGGAACCTCTTTTCCAACCGGGAGATGAAATTGTCATCAGCGCCCTGGAGCACCACGCCAACCTGCTGCCATGGCAGCAACTGGCACACCGACGCGATTTGAAACTGGTCATCCTGCCGCTGGATAGCGACGGCGTGATCGACCTCGAAGCCGCGGCACAATTGATCGGCCCACGCACTCGCCTATTGGCCGTCAGCCAGCTGTCCAACGTGATCGGTGCCTGGCAACCGTTGCCGGCATTGCTGGCCTTGGCCAAGGCACACAATGCCTTGACGGTCATCGATGGCGCCCAGGGCGTGGTCCACGGTCGCCATGACGTGCAGGCACTGGGTTGCGACTTCTATGTGTTTTCCAGTCACAAACTCTATGGCCCCGACGGCCTGGGTGTGTTGTTCGGACGCCACGAAGCCCTGCAACAGCTACGCCACTGGCAATTCGGCGGCGAGATGGTACTGGACGCCAACTACCACGACGCGCGCTTTCGGCCGGCGCCGTTGGGTTTCGAGGCAGGCACACCGCCGGTTTCCAGCATCATCGGCCTGGGCGCGACCCTGGACTACCTCAACGGACTCGATCAATACGCCGTGTCCGCCCATGAAGCGGCGTTGCATGACTGCCTGCTCAAGGGCCTGGCATCACGCAGCGGCATCCGCCTGCTGGGCAAGCCGCAAGTGGCGCTGGCCAGTTTTACCGTCGAGGGTGTGCATAACTCGGATCTGGCGCACTTGCTGACCGAACAAGGGATCGCCGTTCGCGCCGGTCACCACTGCGCCATGCCGCTGCTCAAAAGCTTCGAACTGGCCGGGGCGATTCGCGTGTCTCTGGCGCTGTACAACGATTCCGAGGATCTGGAGCGATTCCTTGAAGCGCTGGATCAGTCGCTGGAGCTGCTGCGATGA